From the genome of Anopheles moucheti chromosome 3, idAnoMoucSN_F20_07, whole genome shotgun sequence, one region includes:
- the LOC128301779 gene encoding leucine-rich repeat serine/threonine-protein kinase 2-like → MVPRISRPLLLLQTAVLLTLSGCICRAQPKNYKCSIINEAGFCFVENVYLDVTTNGIGGDSSSADMRVQFPRHPTLLIKSGAIPYFGKDIFALLGSTRQLHVYNSTSIKHLFIPVTNLTEINVQRNGLAEFDVEPVENRELKVLSIVHNGLINVPRNIRYLVGLEKLYLYNNSLEYFDLEMLTNATGTLKILSIYDNHIKTLDSRAALHFPKLQTLSLSKNKLTFVPYLEESFPAVTVVSLRKNPWNCSWLQTIMQYIEARKIQVVRKDATCRDRWISEICCTYTVLDFMFDRQAAQMHRQQQLLRNVSHENQRLVNAVHQLADDLHRLQLRVDRQPQHTTGKSTADDARTGDVV, encoded by the coding sequence ATGGTTCCCCGAATCTCGCGGccgcttctgctgctgcagaCAGCCGTACTGCTGACACTGTCCGGGTGCATTTGCCGAGCGCAGCCCAAGAACTACAAGTGCTCCATAATAAATGAGGCCGGATTTTGTTTCGTCGAGAACGTGTATCTCGATGTGACCACCAACGGTATCGGTGGGGACTCCTCGAGTGCGGATATGCGGGTGCAATTTCCACGCCACCCGACGCTGCTCATCAAATCCGGTGCGATACCATACTTCGGGAAGGACATTTTTGCACTGCTGGGCAGCACCCGACAGCTGCATGTGTACAACAGTACCAGCATCAAGCATCTCTTCATACCGGTGACGAACCTGACGGAGATCAACGTCCAGCGTAACGGACTCGCGGAGTTTGACGTGGAACCGGTGGAAAACCGTGAACTCAAGGTGCTCTCCATCGTCCACAATGGGTTGATCAACGTGCCGCGCAACATCCGCTATCTGGTGGGTTTGGAGAAGCTGTACCTCTACAACAACTCGCTCGAATACTTCGACCTGGAGATGTTGACGAACGCCACGGGTACGCTGAAAATCCTTTCGATCTACGATAACCACATCAAAACGCTCGACTCCCGGGCCGCTTTACATTTCCCGAAGCTGCAGACACTGTCGCTGAGCAAGAACAAGCTCACGTTCGTGCCGTACCTGGAGGAATCGTTCCCAGCCGTTACGGTGGTGTCGCTGCGCAAAAATCCTTGGAACTGCAGCTGGCTGCAGACGATCATGCAGTATATAGAGGCGCGCAAAATTCAGGTCGTACGCAAAGATGCCACCTGCCGCGATCGGTGGATCAGCGAGATCTGCTGCACGTACACGGTGCTAGACTTTATGTTCGATCGCCAAGCTGCGCAAATGCAtcggcagcagcaactgcTGCGGAATGTTTCGCACGAAAATCAGCGATTAGTCAACGCGGTGCATCAGCTGGCGGATGATTTGCATCGGTTGCAGTTGCGAGTTGATCGACAGCCGCAACACACGACCGGGAAGAGTACGGCCGACGATGCGAGGACTGGTGATGTTGTGTAG